In a genomic window of Shouchella clausii:
- the prpB gene encoding methylisocitrate lyase, with the protein MPWIVDEPRSQQELATSFYKQMTEKRILQIPGAHDAMAGLIAKQTGFTSLYLSGAAFTASLGLPDLGIVHSNEVAARAREIVRATNLPLLVDIDTGFGGVMNVARTGVEMVEAGVAAVQMEDQDLPKKCGHLNGKKLIQAEEMAQKIAALKKAAPSLVIIARTDARGVEGLQSAIDRAKLYLDAGADGIFPEALQGKEEFRAFAEAVEAPLLANMTEFGKTPYYKAEEFEQMGFAMVIYPVTSLRVAAKAYERVFTDIMENGTQKASLADMQKRSELYEAISYDEFEALDASVAKTVLTSDQ; encoded by the coding sequence ATGCCTTGGATTGTAGACGAACCACGCTCACAACAAGAACTAGCAACGTCATTTTACAAACAGATGACAGAAAAGAGAATTTTGCAAATTCCAGGTGCACATGATGCCATGGCTGGCTTAATCGCAAAACAAACGGGCTTTACCAGCCTTTATTTGTCAGGAGCTGCTTTTACGGCGAGCTTAGGATTGCCTGATCTTGGGATTGTCCATTCAAACGAAGTCGCTGCCCGAGCACGGGAAATAGTGCGGGCTACAAACCTGCCGCTTTTAGTCGATATCGATACTGGGTTTGGCGGTGTGATGAACGTTGCCCGAACAGGGGTGGAAATGGTTGAAGCTGGCGTTGCTGCTGTACAGATGGAAGACCAAGACTTGCCGAAAAAATGTGGCCATTTGAACGGAAAAAAACTGATTCAGGCTGAAGAGATGGCGCAAAAAATTGCTGCTTTGAAAAAAGCGGCTCCGTCGCTAGTCATCATTGCTCGCACCGATGCAAGGGGCGTGGAAGGACTTCAGTCAGCTATTGACCGCGCCAAGCTTTATCTCGATGCCGGCGCGGATGGCATTTTCCCAGAAGCGTTGCAAGGCAAAGAAGAGTTCCGTGCCTTTGCCGAAGCAGTCGAAGCGCCTTTGCTTGCAAATATGACGGAGTTTGGCAAAACGCCTTATTACAAAGCAGAGGAATTTGAACAGATGGGCTTTGCGATGGTCATTTATCCGGTCACATCGCTTCGCGTAGCGGCCAAAGCATATGAACGTGTGTTTACCGATATTATGGAGAACGGCACGCAAAAAGCAAGTTTGGCTGACATGCAAAAGCGCAGCGAGTTATACGAAGCGATTTCATACGATGAATTTGAAGCGTTGGATGCGTCTGTCGCAAAAACGGTATTAACAAGCGACCAGTAA
- a CDS encoding bifunctional 2-methylcitrate dehydratase/aconitate hydratase: MDLKTDTRKTDLLLEEIAEYVLKKEITSEEALETAAHVLVDTIGCGILALRYPECVKMLGPVVPGTVVPNGVKVPGTSHVLDPIRGAFNIGTMIRWLDYNDTWLAAEWGHPSDNLGGILATADYISRKNIAEGKAPLTIQDVLIAMVKAHEIQGVLALENSFNRVGLDHVLLVKVATTAVVAGMLGGTKEEVINAVSHAWIDNSSLRTYRHAPNTGSRKSWAAGDATSRGVFLAMTALTGEMGYKTALSAPGWGFQDVLFNKKEVVLARKLDSYVMENVLFKVSYPAEFHAQTAAEAAVTLHESVRDRLDEIDRIEIHTHESAIRIIDKKGPLYNPADRDHCLQYITAIGLLKGAIVADDYEDEMAQDPRVDQLRDLMVVTENKQFSIDYLDPEKRSIANAVQVFFKDGTKTDQVTIEYPLGHRFRREEAVPAIQAKFAANIASHYPQKQEKAILEACTNKDLGNMSVPAFTDLFAL, translated from the coding sequence ATGGACTTGAAAACGGATACAAGAAAAACAGACTTGCTTTTAGAGGAAATTGCTGAATATGTGCTAAAAAAGGAGATTACAAGCGAAGAGGCGCTAGAAACCGCAGCGCACGTTCTTGTTGATACGATTGGCTGCGGCATTCTCGCCCTCCGCTATCCGGAATGTGTGAAAATGCTTGGACCAGTTGTGCCAGGGACGGTTGTTCCAAATGGCGTTAAAGTTCCTGGCACATCCCATGTTCTAGACCCGATTCGGGGCGCTTTTAATATTGGTACGATGATACGGTGGCTTGATTACAACGATACGTGGCTTGCTGCTGAGTGGGGGCACCCATCGGATAACCTTGGCGGCATTTTAGCGACGGCGGACTATATAAGCAGAAAAAACATAGCGGAAGGCAAAGCGCCTTTGACGATCCAAGATGTGTTAATCGCGATGGTGAAAGCTCATGAAATCCAAGGCGTGCTTGCGCTGGAAAATAGCTTTAACCGAGTTGGCCTTGACCATGTGCTCCTCGTTAAAGTAGCGACTACGGCTGTTGTTGCCGGAATGCTTGGTGGTACAAAAGAAGAAGTTATAAACGCCGTTTCCCATGCGTGGATTGACAATTCCTCGTTGCGCACATACCGCCATGCTCCGAATACAGGCTCCCGGAAATCATGGGCGGCCGGGGACGCGACTAGCCGAGGTGTCTTTTTAGCAATGACTGCCTTAACAGGCGAGATGGGCTATAAAACGGCGCTATCTGCTCCTGGATGGGGTTTCCAAGACGTGCTTTTTAATAAAAAGGAAGTCGTGCTCGCCCGTAAGCTGGACTCATATGTCATGGAAAATGTGTTATTTAAAGTGTCTTATCCAGCTGAATTCCACGCGCAAACGGCAGCTGAAGCGGCAGTCACGTTACATGAGTCAGTCCGTGACCGTCTGGATGAGATTGACCGTATTGAAATCCATACCCATGAATCGGCAATCCGCATCATTGACAAAAAAGGGCCGCTTTACAATCCTGCTGATCGGGATCATTGTTTGCAATACATTACAGCAATTGGCCTGTTAAAGGGTGCAATTGTCGCAGATGACTATGAAGATGAAATGGCCCAAGATCCCCGCGTGGACCAACTTCGCGATTTAATGGTTGTCACGGAAAACAAACAGTTTTCAATAGACTACTTAGATCCAGAAAAACGGTCGATTGCCAATGCAGTGCAAGTCTTTTTTAAGGACGGTACAAAAACGGACCAAGTAACAATTGAATATCCACTTGGTCATCGTTTCCGTCGCGAAGAAGCCGTCCCTGCTATTCAGGCAAAATTCGCAGCAAATATCGCTAGCCATTACCCACAAAAACAAGAAAAAGCAATCCTTGAGGCGTGTACAAACAAAGACTTAGGCAACATGTCAGTGCCGGCTTTTACAGACTTGTTTGCCTTATAG
- the mmgD gene encoding citrate synthase, protein MQVEQTYHPGLDGVIAAETDLSFLDTEQGQIIIHGYDLIQLSKTNGYLDIVHLLLKGELPSEQERLALAERLSGSYDLPEAVLDVLKRLPASTHPMDALRTGVSVLGGFDTRLDDRSEEANRERAYELLAKLPAVVANSYRILEKKQVLTPKDSLSYSANFLYMITGNVPSELEERVFDQSLLLYSEHEMPNSTFAARVIASTLSDMYGALTGAVASLKGHLHGGANEAVMYMLLDANSPEEFETLLSNKLKKKEKIMGFGHRVYMKKIDPRALIMKEALAELSQAAGDDRLLKMCEAGEALMAKEKGLYPNLDYYAAPVYWMLGIPISLYTPIFFSSRTAGLSAHVIEQHRNNKLFRPRVKYTGPRYTSVQK, encoded by the coding sequence ATGCAAGTTGAACAAACGTATCATCCAGGTTTGGACGGAGTGATTGCGGCAGAAACCGATTTATCTTTTCTCGACACGGAACAAGGACAAATCATCATCCACGGTTATGACTTGATTCAATTATCAAAAACAAATGGCTATTTGGATATTGTCCACTTATTGTTAAAGGGTGAATTGCCGTCGGAACAAGAACGGCTAGCATTAGCAGAACGTTTAAGCGGTTCGTATGACTTGCCAGAAGCTGTTTTGGACGTTTTAAAACGGTTACCTGCATCGACACATCCAATGGATGCACTGCGGACAGGCGTTTCTGTGTTAGGAGGGTTTGATACACGGCTAGATGACCGCAGTGAAGAGGCAAACCGTGAACGAGCCTATGAACTACTGGCGAAGTTGCCAGCAGTTGTTGCTAACAGCTACCGCATCCTTGAGAAGAAACAAGTTTTAACGCCAAAAGATTCCCTTTCCTATAGCGCCAATTTCTTATACATGATTACTGGAAATGTGCCAAGCGAATTAGAAGAGCGTGTGTTCGACCAATCGCTGTTGCTCTATTCTGAGCATGAAATGCCTAACTCCACTTTTGCAGCGCGAGTCATCGCCTCCACACTTTCAGATATGTATGGCGCCCTTACAGGGGCAGTTGCTTCTTTAAAAGGGCATTTGCACGGCGGCGCCAATGAAGCAGTTATGTATATGCTCCTTGATGCAAACTCACCTGAAGAGTTTGAAACGCTTCTATCGAATAAGTTAAAGAAAAAAGAGAAAATAATGGGATTTGGCCACCGAGTGTATATGAAAAAAATCGATCCTCGGGCTCTTATTATGAAAGAGGCGCTTGCTGAACTTTCACAAGCTGCTGGAGATGACAGACTCCTGAAAATGTGCGAGGCGGGAGAGGCTCTTATGGCAAAAGAGAAGGGGCTTTATCCAAATCTAGACTATTATGCCGCCCCGGTATACTGGATGTTAGGCATCCCAATCAGCTTGTATACCCCTATTTTCTTTTCTTCCCGGACAGCCGGGCTAAGCGCCCATGTAATCGAGCAACATCGAAACAACAAGTTATTTAGGCCTCGGGTTAAGTATACAGGGCCACGTTATACATCTGTACAGAAATGA
- a CDS encoding DUF3810 domain-containing protein: MKKLLLKRLPWISLGVIAYILTKYAQNHQDWAEKYSRSVYPLLSKTVGFVPSWVKFSVSEWLVVLVVFLLLFYIVYYVRKVIMSKGVRRMVVYRGTLGIVTICSVIYFCYTILGGINYHRYSFLSYTEYNKEENYSKEELVKLSKSLAVEMELAREKLADTDLLVQVPEVFDYYAQQAVFSMQMLSKKYPILEHSLYSTPKPVVMSKLMSHAGIHGIFVPFTFESNINVNVPVFLAPATMAHELAHQSGFMHEDEANFIAYLACKQQDDPMMLYSGFFLAFDYSISELKKVDPDKASDIMSSLSKAVQHDIEQNEQYRDKYEGVISSISRNVNDLYLKANNQSDGLNSYSDMVNLLLAEQRGIEKYN, from the coding sequence ATGAAAAAGCTTTTACTTAAGAGATTGCCGTGGATCTCACTTGGAGTTATAGCTTATATACTGACAAAATACGCGCAGAACCATCAGGATTGGGCGGAAAAATACAGTAGGTCTGTATATCCGTTATTGTCAAAAACAGTAGGATTTGTACCTTCTTGGGTCAAATTTTCTGTTAGTGAATGGCTCGTAGTGTTGGTTGTGTTCCTTTTGCTATTTTATATAGTTTATTATGTGCGCAAGGTTATCATGAGTAAAGGTGTACGTAGGATGGTAGTTTATCGTGGTACTCTAGGAATAGTTACGATCTGTAGCGTGATATATTTTTGTTATACTATTTTGGGTGGAATAAACTATCACAGATATTCTTTTTTGTCTTATACCGAATATAATAAAGAAGAAAACTACAGCAAGGAGGAACTGGTCAAATTGAGTAAGTCGCTTGCCGTTGAAATGGAATTGGCAAGGGAAAAGTTAGCGGATACTGATCTTTTGGTTCAAGTACCAGAGGTTTTTGATTACTATGCACAACAAGCAGTGTTCTCGATGCAAATGTTATCAAAGAAATATCCCATTTTGGAGCATTCTTTATATTCAACACCAAAACCAGTTGTGATGTCAAAACTAATGTCGCATGCAGGGATACATGGTATTTTTGTCCCTTTTACTTTTGAATCTAATATCAATGTTAATGTGCCAGTTTTCTTGGCGCCTGCTACTATGGCACATGAATTGGCACATCAGAGTGGTTTCATGCATGAGGATGAGGCAAATTTTATAGCTTATCTGGCATGTAAGCAGCAGGACGATCCAATGATGCTTTATAGTGGTTTTTTTCTAGCATTTGATTATTCTATATCTGAGCTAAAAAAGGTTGATCCAGATAAGGCGTCTGATATAATGTCCAGTCTGTCCAAGGCGGTGCAGCATGATATAGAACAAAATGAGCAGTACCGGGATAAGTATGAGGGTGTTATTTCAAGTATTTCAAGAAATGTAAATGACTTATATCTGAAGGCGAATAATCAGTCAGACGGTTTGAATAGCTATAGTGATATGGTAAATTTATTGCTGGCAGAGCAGCGAGGGATAGAGAAGTATAATTAA
- a CDS encoding LysR family transcriptional regulator: MRLEEDLLIATLSDEGTIRGASRKLYISQPALSQRLKQIEQRFGEPLFIRTHKSLIPTPVGEEVIAFAKRRVQEEKQLQDRLSKLTGTVRGTLSLGISSVIAQYVLPKPLRAYVNAYPDVKIDLHTGLSSAIYQNRHHTHLSIIRGDVDDKEGLTLLFSERLYYVRRADTEKPTVFISFQSDDAFQSLIEEWLYAEAAHSTLQTINVDQIETCKQLMANGIGAAILPEVAVRDLNGNDYIRVPLDVNGKETMRSTWLHCPESHRSLPQVNAFITFLQGALPPSPLKNTSN, from the coding sequence ATGCGACTCGAAGAGGACTTATTGATTGCAACGCTAAGCGATGAGGGGACCATTCGCGGTGCTTCCCGCAAGTTATACATATCCCAGCCTGCTCTCAGCCAGCGGCTTAAGCAAATTGAACAACGCTTTGGGGAACCGCTGTTTATCCGCACCCACAAATCACTCATTCCCACACCAGTCGGGGAAGAAGTGATTGCCTTTGCCAAACGCCGTGTTCAAGAAGAAAAACAACTACAAGACCGTCTTAGCAAGTTGACAGGAACCGTACGCGGTACGCTTTCACTAGGGATCTCATCTGTCATTGCCCAATATGTATTGCCAAAGCCGTTGCGTGCTTATGTGAACGCTTATCCCGATGTCAAAATCGATTTGCATACCGGCCTTAGTTCTGCTATTTATCAAAACAGGCATCATACGCACCTTTCGATTATCCGCGGCGATGTCGATGATAAAGAAGGGCTTACGCTGCTATTTTCTGAACGGCTTTACTATGTCCGCCGCGCCGATACCGAAAAACCAACTGTGTTCATTTCTTTTCAAAGCGACGATGCCTTTCAATCGCTCATTGAAGAATGGCTATATGCTGAGGCTGCCCATTCGACCTTACAAACGATCAACGTTGACCAAATTGAAACATGCAAACAATTAATGGCAAACGGCATTGGCGCTGCCATTCTTCCAGAGGTTGCTGTCCGCGACTTGAACGGAAACGACTATATACGTGTGCCATTGGACGTAAACGGCAAGGAAACGATGCGTAGCACTTGGCTTCATTGCCCAGAAAGCCACCGTTCCCTTCCACAAGTAAACGCGTTTATAACGTTTTTACAAGGGGCATTGCCGCCATCCCCTCTTAAAAACACATCCAATTAA
- a CDS encoding TspO/MBR family protein, with translation MKKIVGTIAVFIITYALFSAADYLFPVDQEWYHSLSKPEWTPNGSTIGVIWAILFVLISLSAAIVYAAFRFKGAKSYWFALLINYVINQAFSYFQFTQKNLLAASIDSLFVALTALALMIVAKKYSKVASYLLLPYVLWSVFATILSFTIYSMNL, from the coding sequence ATGAAGAAAATTGTCGGCACCATAGCGGTTTTTATTATTACTTACGCGCTTTTTTCAGCAGCCGATTACCTGTTTCCAGTTGATCAAGAATGGTACCATTCACTGAGCAAGCCAGAATGGACGCCAAATGGATCTACAATTGGAGTCATTTGGGCTATCCTGTTTGTCCTAATCTCCCTTTCTGCTGCTATTGTATATGCAGCCTTTAGATTTAAAGGTGCAAAAAGCTACTGGTTTGCACTTTTAATTAATTATGTGATTAATCAAGCATTCAGCTATTTCCAGTTTACGCAAAAGAACTTGTTGGCTGCATCGATTGACTCCTTGTTTGTAGCCCTCACCGCCTTGGCATTAATGATCGTAGCAAAAAAATATAGCAAAGTGGCAAGCTACCTTCTTTTGCCTTATGTTTTATGGAGTGTATTTGCGACCATCTTATCCTTTACAATCTATTCAATGAATTTGTAA
- a CDS encoding peptidylprolyl isomerase codes for MKKGSIEFENGEKIVIEFYEDAAPGTVENFETLANKGFYNGLTFHRVIPGFVAQGGDPNGNGTGGPGYTIKCETEGNPHKHVPGALSMAHAGRDTGGSQFFIVHEPQPHLDGVHTVFGQVVEGLDSVYRIKQGDVMLEVKVWEE; via the coding sequence ATGAAAAAAGGAAGCATTGAATTTGAAAACGGTGAAAAGATTGTCATCGAATTTTATGAGGACGCCGCGCCTGGTACTGTAGAAAATTTCGAAACGCTGGCCAATAAAGGATTTTACAATGGTCTTACATTCCACCGTGTGATCCCTGGATTTGTTGCCCAAGGGGGAGATCCGAATGGAAATGGAACAGGTGGTCCAGGCTATACGATAAAATGCGAGACAGAAGGCAACCCACATAAACATGTTCCGGGGGCGCTTTCAATGGCACACGCCGGCCGAGACACAGGTGGCAGCCAATTCTTTATCGTCCATGAGCCTCAACCCCATCTTGATGGTGTGCACACGGTGTTCGGGCAAGTTGTAGAAGGACTAGACAGTGTGTACCGCATCAAACAAGGCGATGTTATGTTAGAAGTGAAAGTTTGGGAAGAATAA
- the lysA gene encoding diaminopimelate decarboxylase produces the protein MYLHGTMTINEAGHLEIGGVDTVDLAKKYDTPLFVYDTALIKERAHAFKQAFEAEGVSYQVAYASKAFSCIAMYQLAASLDLSIDVVSGGELFTALKAGVKPGRIHFHGNNKSRGELEMAIKAGIGCIVADNFYELELLEQLATNMERTVSILLRLTPGVEAHTHEFIATGQEDSKFGFDIASGQADKAARIAERSKFIDLLGVHSHIGSQIFETEGFVLAIEKVFNQLQGWHEEFDFVPRVLNFGGGFGIRYVEGDKPLEPETYIREIVKETKKHADRLGLAIPEIWIEPGRSLVGDAATTLYTIGSTKDIPNVRRYLSVDGGMSDNLRPALYDAKYEGLLANRAHDKAEETFSVAGKCCESGDMLVWDMPLPEVQHGDVLAMFCTGAYGYSMANNYNRIPRPAVVFVEDGADQLVIQRESYEDLTKLDLSYQANVKETSDV, from the coding sequence ATGTATTTACACGGGACAATGACAATTAACGAAGCTGGCCATTTGGAAATTGGCGGCGTCGATACAGTGGATTTAGCAAAAAAATACGATACGCCCTTGTTTGTTTATGACACGGCCCTCATAAAAGAACGAGCCCACGCTTTTAAACAAGCATTTGAGGCAGAAGGGGTTTCCTACCAAGTTGCCTACGCAAGCAAGGCTTTTAGCTGCATTGCCATGTACCAACTAGCCGCCTCACTAGACTTAAGCATTGACGTTGTTTCAGGGGGCGAGCTGTTTACCGCCCTAAAAGCAGGCGTCAAGCCAGGGCGGATCCATTTCCACGGCAACAATAAAAGCCGAGGGGAATTAGAAATGGCCATTAAAGCGGGAATCGGCTGTATCGTCGCGGACAATTTTTACGAATTAGAATTGCTTGAGCAACTCGCCACAAACATGGAGCGAACGGTTTCAATTTTGCTCCGTTTGACTCCAGGGGTTGAAGCTCATACCCATGAATTTATCGCAACAGGGCAAGAAGATTCAAAGTTCGGATTTGACATTGCTAGCGGGCAGGCGGACAAGGCGGCTCGGATTGCCGAACGCAGCAAATTTATTGATTTGCTTGGCGTCCATAGCCATATCGGTTCGCAAATTTTTGAAACAGAAGGTTTTGTGCTTGCGATTGAAAAAGTCTTTAACCAGCTTCAAGGTTGGCATGAAGAATTCGATTTTGTCCCGCGTGTGCTCAATTTCGGCGGTGGCTTCGGCATCCGTTACGTAGAGGGAGACAAGCCACTAGAGCCTGAAACGTACATTCGAGAAATTGTAAAAGAAACAAAAAAACATGCTGACCGTCTAGGTTTGGCCATCCCGGAAATATGGATTGAGCCTGGGCGTTCCCTTGTCGGGGATGCAGCTACAACGCTGTATACAATTGGGTCAACGAAAGATATTCCCAATGTCCGGCGCTATCTATCTGTAGATGGGGGAATGAGCGATAACTTGCGCCCAGCTTTATACGATGCGAAATATGAAGGATTGCTTGCCAACCGCGCCCACGACAAAGCAGAAGAAACATTTTCTGTAGCCGGAAAATGTTGTGAAAGCGGCGATATGCTTGTTTGGGATATGCCTCTGCCAGAGGTGCAGCATGGCGACGTTCTAGCGATGTTTTGTACCGGTGCATATGGCTATTCAATGGCAAATAATTACAACCGCATTCCGCGCCCGGCTGTTGTATTTGTAGAAGACGGGGCAGATCAACTAGTGATTCAACGGGAAAGTTATGAGGATTTAACTAAGCTCGATCTTTCTTATCAAGCGAATGTAAAAGAAACGAGTGACGTTTGA
- a CDS encoding spore germination protein, whose amino-acid sequence MKPMNFSHDFSENEAILKQRLGLDQSFDVGVRKLKIFNREVGIYYLTGLVDNLYIIEILRELMEVEGRLRRVEQPFVTIKNHLAHIQVEETESMDRAITQVLSGLIFVIVDGEAKALVADVRSYPGRGPEEPDTERVVRGARDGYTENIIFNTGLTRRRIRDERLRQEIMQVGVRSKTDICLCYIDGIVDPGFIKIIKKELKAINIDGLTMADKVVEEYIVKQGLNPFPLVRYTERPDVAATHILEGHVVIIVDTSPSVVITPATIFHHVQHAEEYRQAPAVGTFLRWMRLVGILFSLLIVPFWLLLAINQEMVPPALDFIGVNENKNIPIALQVIFAEAGIELLRMAAIHTPSPLATALGLVAALLIGEIAIEVGYFTAEVILYVSLGAIGMFATPSYELGVALRIARYGLILSVIFLDGMGLVVAMTLLFFSLVRLAPLQRPYLWPFLPFDPPALYQVLCRASVPSLRWRPSIVHPQDKIRQTPTSE is encoded by the coding sequence ATGAAACCGATGAACTTTAGCCATGACTTTTCCGAGAATGAAGCGATATTAAAGCAAAGGCTCGGTCTTGATCAATCCTTTGACGTTGGCGTTCGCAAGCTAAAAATTTTTAACAGAGAAGTCGGCATTTATTATTTGACAGGTCTTGTCGACAATTTGTATATCATTGAAATTTTACGCGAACTCATGGAAGTTGAAGGCAGATTGCGCCGTGTCGAACAACCGTTTGTCACGATTAAAAATCATTTGGCCCATATCCAAGTGGAAGAAACCGAATCAATGGACCGCGCCATTACTCAAGTGCTGTCAGGGCTGATCTTCGTCATTGTAGACGGGGAGGCAAAAGCGCTTGTTGCCGACGTCCGCTCCTATCCAGGAAGGGGTCCTGAAGAGCCAGATACAGAGCGTGTTGTCCGCGGGGCACGGGATGGCTATACGGAAAATATTATTTTTAACACAGGGTTGACCAGGCGCCGCATTCGTGACGAGCGGCTTCGGCAAGAAATTATGCAAGTTGGCGTCCGCTCCAAAACCGATATTTGCCTTTGTTATATAGATGGGATTGTCGACCCTGGCTTTATTAAAATCATTAAAAAAGAATTGAAAGCGATCAACATCGACGGCTTGACAATGGCAGACAAAGTCGTCGAAGAATACATTGTCAAACAAGGCCTTAACCCTTTTCCTTTAGTGCGCTACACCGAACGGCCCGATGTAGCAGCTACCCATATTTTAGAAGGACATGTCGTCATCATTGTCGACACATCCCCGTCTGTCGTCATAACGCCAGCGACAATTTTTCATCATGTGCAGCATGCGGAAGAATACAGGCAGGCTCCAGCAGTTGGGACGTTCCTGCGCTGGATGCGTCTAGTTGGCATTTTGTTTTCCCTTTTAATTGTGCCGTTTTGGTTGCTTCTCGCCATCAATCAAGAAATGGTGCCCCCCGCTCTAGATTTTATTGGCGTAAACGAAAATAAAAACATTCCAATTGCACTGCAAGTTATTTTTGCCGAAGCTGGCATTGAATTGTTGCGGATGGCTGCAATCCATACGCCTTCGCCATTAGCGACTGCACTAGGGCTAGTCGCCGCCTTGCTGATTGGCGAAATAGCGATTGAAGTTGGCTATTTTACGGCAGAAGTGATTCTCTATGTTTCTCTTGGCGCAATTGGCATGTTTGCCACTCCAAGTTATGAGCTCGGCGTAGCGCTTAGGATAGCACGCTACGGCTTAATTTTATCAGTCATCTTTTTGGACGGAATGGGCTTAGTCGTCGCAATGACATTGCTGTTTTTTTCACTTGTGCGCCTCGCCCCTTTGCAGCGCCCTTACTTATGGCCATTTTTGCCTTTTGACCCGCCGGCATTATACCAAGTGTTGTGCAGGGCTTCGGTGCCATCGCTCAGGTGGAGGCCAAGCATTGTCCATCCACAAGATAAAATTAGGCAAACGCCAACAAGCGAGTAG
- a CDS encoding stage V sporulation protein AE encodes MKRKVIFVTDGDLAAKKVLEFLSAELGCRCISASSGNPSTLAGEQLATLILSAPDVPILVMFDDCGWRDNGPGEEAMRYLAGHDQIDIIGAVAVASKTHAKEWAHVDVSVDRTGELTGYGVDKEGVPDLEIGRIYGDTVSILDELQIPYIVGIGDIGKMARFDDVKRGAPVTRQALEMILERSGYREVPDETDEL; translated from the coding sequence ATGAAGAGGAAAGTTATTTTTGTGACAGACGGGGATTTAGCAGCTAAAAAAGTACTTGAGTTCCTTTCGGCAGAGCTTGGTTGCCGCTGCATTAGCGCTTCATCTGGCAATCCCTCCACGTTAGCTGGCGAACAGCTTGCTACGTTGATCTTGTCTGCCCCCGACGTACCAATTTTAGTCATGTTTGATGATTGTGGCTGGCGTGATAACGGGCCGGGAGAAGAAGCGATGCGCTATCTTGCTGGCCACGACCAGATCGATATCATCGGGGCGGTAGCAGTTGCTTCTAAAACACATGCAAAAGAGTGGGCCCATGTTGATGTCTCTGTTGACCGAACAGGCGAACTGACTGGGTACGGAGTCGACAAAGAAGGGGTGCCTGACCTGGAAATAGGGCGTATTTATGGCGATACCGTTTCTATTCTTGATGAACTGCAAATTCCCTATATAGTCGGCATCGGCGATATTGGCAAGATGGCACGCTTTGATGATGTCAAACGCGGGGCGCCTGTGACGCGGCAAGCGTTAGAAATGATTTTAGAAAGGAGTGGATACCGTGAAGTCCCCGATGAAACCGATGAACTTTAG
- the spoVAE gene encoding stage V sporulation protein AE — MEFLWAFLVGGAICLIGQVLLDAAKLTPVQMLVVMVIVGIVLDGFHLYEHLVELAGAGATVPLTGFGYSLVHGAMEEGAKGLFKITDGVFEIASTTIVFSILFSVAAALFFKPRGSTG; from the coding sequence ATGGAGTTTTTATGGGCGTTTTTAGTCGGTGGAGCCATTTGTTTAATCGGTCAGGTTTTGCTCGACGCAGCAAAGCTGACCCCTGTTCAAATGCTCGTCGTGATGGTAATAGTGGGAATCGTCCTTGATGGCTTTCATTTGTACGAGCATTTGGTTGAGCTTGCTGGAGCAGGTGCCACTGTTCCTTTAACAGGGTTTGGTTATTCTCTTGTTCATGGCGCGATGGAAGAAGGGGCAAAGGGATTGTTTAAGATCACAGACGGAGTGTTTGAAATTGCCTCAACAACGATTGTGTTTTCGATCTTGTTTAGCGTTGCAGCGGCCTTGTTTTTCAAGCCTAGGGGTTCGACAGGATGA